From Campylobacter anatolicus, one genomic window encodes:
- a CDS encoding sodium-dependent transporter, whose amino-acid sequence MKHKFSSRWAFILACVGSAVGMANVWGFPYKLGTNGGGAFLLIYIFFIALFSYVGLSAEYAIGRRAKTGTLGSYEYAWQTRGLGVIGKLIGWLPLAGSLCIAIGYAVIIAYVLKALTQSLDGSLMSVDTNTWFESFALSPYSVVPYHFIVVAGTLITLFFGAKSIERTNKIMMPLFFVLFVILAIKVATLDEAINGYKFLFTADFEKLKEPMVWVSAMGQAFFSLSITGSGMLVYGAYLSKQENIVDSAKKTAFFDTCAAMIAALVMIPAVFAYNMDVAAGPSLLFVTLPKILQNMPGGQIFAIILFVAVIFGGITSLQNMLEAVAESIMHKFPYLNRSLTLVILCAVCFGFGVIMEDITSWGPWMDFVSIYIIPIGAVIGAVSWFWVMKKDELISEINNSADKIYGRTWYNIGRFIYVPLAGLLCVIALSMKISF is encoded by the coding sequence ATGAAACATAAATTCTCATCTCGCTGGGCTTTTATACTCGCTTGTGTCGGCTCAGCAGTCGGTATGGCAAATGTTTGGGGCTTTCCGTATAAGCTTGGCACAAATGGTGGTGGTGCGTTTTTACTCATTTATATATTTTTCATCGCACTATTTTCATACGTCGGGCTCTCTGCTGAATACGCTATCGGACGCAGAGCAAAAACAGGCACACTTGGCTCTTACGAATACGCGTGGCAGACGCGTGGACTTGGAGTTATTGGTAAGCTTATAGGTTGGCTTCCGTTAGCTGGTTCGCTATGTATCGCTATAGGTTACGCCGTCATCATCGCCTACGTTCTTAAAGCACTCACACAGTCGCTTGATGGCTCGCTTATGAGTGTAGATACAAACACATGGTTTGAAAGCTTTGCTCTATCGCCATATTCAGTCGTGCCATATCATTTTATAGTCGTTGCAGGGACACTTATCACGCTATTTTTTGGTGCAAAGAGTATTGAGCGGACAAATAAGATAATGATGCCACTATTTTTTGTGCTGTTTGTGATATTAGCTATCAAAGTAGCCACACTTGACGAGGCAATAAACGGCTATAAATTTTTATTTACAGCGGATTTTGAAAAGCTTAAAGAACCGATGGTATGGGTCTCTGCTATGGGTCAGGCGTTTTTCTCTCTATCTATAACCGGCTCTGGTATGCTTGTATATGGAGCATATCTTTCAAAGCAGGAAAACATCGTAGATTCTGCTAAAAAAACGGCATTTTTTGATACGTGTGCGGCTATGATAGCAGCTCTTGTTATGATACCAGCTGTTTTTGCTTATAATATGGATGTAGCAGCTGGACCTAGTTTGCTTTTTGTAACACTTCCAAAAATTTTACAAAATATGCCGGGCGGCCAAATTTTTGCTATTATTTTATTTGTTGCGGTTATATTTGGTGGTATTACCTCCTTGCAAAATATGTTAGAAGCGGTGGCTGAATCTATAATGCATAAATTTCCATATCTTAATCGCAGTCTAACGCTTGTAATTTTATGTGCTGTATGCTTTGGATTTGGAGTGATAATGGAAGATATCACAAGCTGGGGTCCGTGGATGGATTTTGTCTCTATCTATATTATACCAATAGGTGCTGTCATCGGTGCGGTGTCGTGGTTTTGGGTGATGAAAAAAGATGAGCTTATAAGTGAGATAAATAATAGTGCGGATAAAATTTATGGTCGCACTTGGTATAACATCGGTCGCTTTATCTACGTTCCATTAGCTGGACTGCTCTGTGTCATCGCACTAAGTATGAAAATATCATTTTAA
- a CDS encoding FecCD family ABC transporter permease — MSKIGLSIVFVIAIIICIVSLSLGGADVGYKDIINLMLGNDIDDMKRTIIFEIRLPRVVMAFLIGMLLASSGVVVQSVFLNPLADPYIIGIAASATFGAIIAYLLKLPDIYYGIFGFIASAILSLVIFKLSKRGKSVVTLLIIGIAFSSFLSAFTSFATYLIGEDSFKIVAWMMGFIGGANWDKVAILIIPLVISMVYFYIKRFELNVILSGDEEAQSLGVDVEKTKKYLLIVSSLAVSFSVAFTGMIGFVGLIIPHTLRMLLKTSNNVILIPISTIVGGIFLLACDLVSKSILAPIEVPIGVITAFFGAPFFLYLAIRSTKGIV, encoded by the coding sequence ATGAGTAAGATAGGTTTAAGCATTGTATTTGTAATAGCTATTATTATTTGTATTGTCTCTTTAAGCCTTGGCGGGGCGGATGTAGGTTATAAAGATATTATAAATTTAATGCTAGGAAATGATATAGATGATATGAAAAGGACGATCATCTTTGAAATTCGTCTACCACGTGTTGTTATGGCATTTCTTATCGGTATGCTTCTGGCTAGTTCTGGTGTCGTAGTTCAAAGTGTATTTTTAAATCCACTAGCAGATCCATATATTATTGGTATCGCGGCGAGTGCGACATTTGGTGCGATCATTGCATATTTGCTAAAACTACCTGATATATATTACGGAATTTTTGGTTTCATTGCATCAGCGATCCTGTCACTCGTGATATTTAAGCTATCAAAACGTGGCAAATCCGTAGTTACATTACTTATAATTGGTATTGCTTTTTCGTCATTTTTGAGTGCATTTACATCTTTTGCGACATATCTTATAGGCGAAGATAGCTTTAAGATAGTCGCTTGGATGATGGGTTTTATAGGTGGTGCGAACTGGGATAAGGTGGCAATTCTTATCATACCACTTGTCATTTCGATGGTCTATTTTTATATCAAAAGATTTGAGTTAAATGTCATCTTAAGTGGCGATGAAGAGGCACAAAGCTTGGGTGTAGATGTAGAAAAGACAAAAAAATATCTACTCATAGTCTCATCACTTGCTGTTAGCTTTTCAGTTGCGTTTACTGGCATGATAGGTTTTGTTGGACTTATTATTCCACATACTTTAAGAATGCTTTTAAAAACATCAAATAATGTGATACTTATACCGATCTCAACGATTGTAGGAGGTATATTTTTACTCGCTTGTGATTTAGTTAGCAAGAGTATCTTAGCTCCCATTGAAGTGCCTATTGGCGTTATAACAGCGTTTTTTGGGGCACCATTTTTCTTATACTTAGCGATCCGTTCTACAAAGGGAATTGTCTGA
- a CDS encoding ABC transporter substrate-binding protein, with the protein MRKFLSVLTLCLCFVSCFANESKKRLVILDPAVVEIVYKLEAEDQIVAISTLSMSKIWPEDKTVLLDDVGTYTNPNFEKIVSLKPDLVITSFHSMGVNEGLKKFNLPILTLRADSVDDIYSNITQVGKITGKESKATELIANIKSKFKSFEGSPLYGKKVIVMFSSTPITAFSDKTLAGDIFAKLGLKNLVSSTQGATPIISPEFILSNNPDFIIIVGGMGGSDTFLKDNPVLSKTNAAKNGKILNIPSSVLLRGTPRIDEGVNMIYTELTK; encoded by the coding sequence ATGAGAAAATTTTTATCAGTTTTGACACTTTGTCTTTGTTTTGTCAGTTGTTTTGCTAATGAGAGTAAAAAGCGTTTGGTTATACTCGATCCTGCAGTAGTTGAGATAGTTTATAAACTTGAAGCAGAGGATCAGATCGTTGCGATCTCTACACTAAGTATGTCAAAAATTTGGCCCGAAGACAAGACTGTTTTGCTTGATGATGTCGGCACTTATACAAATCCAAATTTTGAAAAGATTGTGTCGCTTAAGCCAGATTTGGTTATTACAAGTTTTCACTCTATGGGTGTGAATGAAGGATTGAAAAAATTTAATCTCCCAATACTCACACTAAGGGCAGACAGCGTTGATGACATATACTCAAATATAACACAAGTTGGAAAGATTACAGGTAAAGAGAGCAAAGCAACCGAACTTATTGCAAATATCAAGTCTAAATTTAAGAGCTTTGAAGGATCACCGTTATATGGTAAAAAAGTAATTGTGATGTTTTCGTCGACCCCAATAACAGCATTTAGTGACAAGACACTTGCGGGAGATATCTTTGCTAAACTTGGACTTAAAAATTTAGTCAGTAGCACACAAGGTGCGACACCGATCATATCGCCTGAGTTTATACTCTCAAATAACCCAGATTTTATCATTATCGTTGGTGGCATGGGCGGAAGCGATACATTTTTAAAAGACAATCCAGTCTTATCAAAGACAAATGCTGCAAAAAATGGCAAAATTTTAAACATTCCATCATCAGTTTTATTGCGTGGTACGCCACGTATTGATGAGGGCGTGAATATGATATATACTGAATTGACAAAATAA
- a CDS encoding flavodoxin family protein has translation MKKIVIYSSLTGNTRKVGEAIAAELGCKAFSFDDEAVSDISGYDFIAVGYYIDKGDADAHFKRYIKEHIKGKKVGLFITLGADPIEHGERSLQAGRELLAAGGNEILREFICQGAIDPAVIAQMIEMAEKMGEKAMHLITPERRATWAAAASHPDANDLINARAAFKGL, from the coding sequence ATGAAAAAGATAGTTATCTACTCATCACTTACTGGCAATACGCGAAAGGTTGGCGAAGCCATCGCAGCCGAGCTTGGTTGTAAAGCATTTAGTTTTGATGATGAAGCTGTGAGCGACATAAGCGGATACGACTTTATTGCGGTTGGGTATTATATCGACAAAGGTGATGCAGACGCACACTTTAAGCGTTATATAAAAGAGCATATCAAAGGTAAAAAAGTGGGACTTTTTATAACGCTTGGGGCAGATCCTATCGAACACGGAGAGAGATCGTTACAAGCAGGCCGAGAGCTACTAGCTGCTGGTGGAAATGAAATTTTACGTGAGTTTATCTGTCAAGGTGCGATAGATCCAGCCGTGATAGCACAGATGATAGAAATGGCGGAAAAGATGGGCGAAAAAGCAATGCATCTAATCACACCAGAACGCAGAGCTACTTGGGCAGCTGCCGCCTCTCATCCTGATGCAAACGATCTTATAAACGCAAGAGCAGCATTTAAAGGGCTATAA
- a CDS encoding hemolysin family protein — MHPSSDNSLLMIAIAVVFILLNAFFVLSEFCLVKVRKSRLEELIKEKVPNAQLAYDMSNKLDTYLSATQLGITLSSLALGWIGEPAVARVLETSIKEYFELNDILLHSVSFAIAFTFITLLHVVVGELIPKSVAIAKAETSVLKIAQPLHLFWFLFSPVIKTFDFLAASGLKLLGIKPAKDSDLAHSEEEIKIIVGESLKGGVLDSFETELIKNAVDFSDTVAKEIMTPRRDMVCINKQKSFEENLKLIFESKYTRYPYIDGSKDNILGMIHIRDILQIHFGEDKNKSFDAIVRKFVIVPESLSISRVLVMMNKQQISAALVVDEYGGTAGLLTMEDIMEEVLGELNDEHDDAGPHFKKLSENVYEFNGRYDLESVEELLGISFDEETDQFTIGGYVFNLIGRLPVVGDKIEDENCYYEVRKMDGASILSLKVRKKLPEAE, encoded by the coding sequence TTGCACCCCAGTAGCGACAACTCGCTTTTGATGATTGCTATTGCAGTCGTGTTTATTCTATTAAATGCTTTCTTTGTTCTGTCTGAATTCTGTCTTGTTAAAGTGCGTAAAAGTCGCCTTGAAGAGCTGATAAAAGAAAAAGTCCCAAACGCCCAACTAGCCTACGATATGTCAAACAAGCTTGACACTTATCTCTCTGCTACGCAACTTGGTATCACGCTAAGCTCACTTGCACTTGGTTGGATAGGCGAACCAGCGGTCGCACGAGTACTAGAAACATCGATTAAAGAGTATTTTGAACTAAATGATATTTTGTTGCACTCCGTTAGCTTTGCGATAGCATTTACTTTTATCACGCTACTTCACGTTGTCGTAGGGGAGCTTATACCAAAGTCAGTGGCGATAGCAAAGGCTGAAACTTCGGTGCTTAAAATCGCACAACCGCTACATCTTTTTTGGTTTTTATTCTCGCCAGTTATAAAGACTTTTGATTTTCTAGCTGCCTCTGGGTTAAAATTACTCGGCATAAAACCAGCTAAAGATAGTGACCTAGCCCACTCAGAAGAAGAGATAAAGATAATAGTCGGTGAGAGTTTAAAGGGCGGTGTGCTTGATAGTTTTGAGACTGAGCTTATCAAAAATGCGGTGGATTTTAGCGACACGGTCGCAAAAGAGATAATGACACCACGTCGTGATATGGTCTGCATAAACAAACAAAAAAGTTTTGAAGAAAATTTAAAACTTATTTTTGAGTCTAAATACACTCGCTACCCTTACATAGATGGCTCAAAAGATAATATATTAGGTATGATACATATACGCGATATCCTACAAATTCACTTTGGTGAGGATAAAAATAAAAGCTTTGACGCTATCGTGCGTAAATTTGTCATAGTGCCTGAGAGTCTGTCTATTTCGCGTGTGCTTGTGATGATGAATAAACAGCAAATTTCAGCTGCTCTTGTCGTTGATGAGTATGGTGGTACGGCTGGACTTTTAACGATGGAAGATATAATGGAAGAGGTGCTTGGGGAGCTAAACGATGAACACGATGACGCTGGCCCACACTTTAAAAAACTGAGTGAAAATGTATATGAGTTTAATGGGCGTTATGATCTTGAGAGCGTTGAGGAGCTACTTGGTATTAGCTTCGATGAAGAGACCGATCAGTTTACAATAGGTGGCTATGTCTTTAATCTCATTGGACGTCTGCCAGTTGTGGGAGATAAGATAGAGGATGAAAACTGCTACTATGAAGTGCGTAAGATGGATGGAGCGAGTATCTTAAGCTTAAAAGTACGTAAAAAACTACCTGAGGCAGAGTAA
- a CDS encoding ABC transporter ATP-binding protein translates to MLNVKNLSFEYEKRKILKDINFDAKQGEFIGILGSNGCGKSTFLKNILRILQPKSGIISLQNRTINDYSLKELARILGFVPQKSMLNSPLLVEDIIFMGRFCHLKNQFVGYSELDHKKVDEIMNLLGITHFAKRVANSLSGGEFQRVLLARALVSEPKVLLLDEPTSALDLNYAIEILKICTKLTKELNLLSVIVLHDLNLAALFCDRVVMLKDGEVRHNGSVRELYTKEILKEIYGLNCDIIEYKNSPFVVALKD, encoded by the coding sequence ATGCTTAATGTTAAAAATTTAAGCTTTGAGTATGAAAAGCGTAAAATTTTAAAAGATATAAATTTTGATGCCAAACAGGGGGAATTTATTGGCATCCTTGGCTCAAATGGCTGTGGAAAAAGCACATTTTTAAAAAATATTTTAAGGATATTGCAACCAAAAAGTGGCATAATCAGCCTTCAAAATAGGACGATAAATGATTATTCGCTTAAAGAGTTGGCTAGGATTTTAGGCTTTGTCCCACAAAAAAGTATGCTAAACTCACCGCTTTTAGTTGAAGATATTATATTTATGGGGCGATTTTGTCATTTAAAAAATCAATTCGTAGGCTACAGTGAGTTAGATCATAAAAAAGTAGATGAGATAATGAACCTTTTAGGTATAACACACTTTGCAAAACGTGTGGCAAACTCGCTTAGTGGCGGAGAGTTTCAACGTGTACTTTTAGCTCGTGCTTTAGTAAGTGAGCCTAAGGTTTTGTTGCTTGATGAGCCGACATCTGCACTTGATCTTAATTATGCTATTGAAATTTTAAAGATATGTACCAAGCTTACAAAGGAGCTAAATTTACTCTCTGTTATAGTGTTGCACGATCTAAACTTAGCCGCTCTTTTTTGCGATCGTGTTGTTATGCTAAAAGATGGCGAAGTACGACATAATGGTAGTGTGCGTGAGCTTTATACGAAAGAAATTTTAAAAGAGATATATGGATTAAATTGTGATATTATCGAATACAAAAATAGCCCATTTGTAGTGGCTTTAAAGGACTAA
- a CDS encoding HugZ family heme oxygenase, which produces MDAQKRAIDHMNADHSDIVEVFCKVFGKFENPTNVKLVGINEDGMQIVCDQGEIYVPFLQKANLNGEGFRNEIIALYSKIKMDQKAVKHSEGMNHNHSNDKKTDELANFIDSLKTLSISSINSEGFCVSSYAPFIREDDEVYFYTSAVAEHYHSIKANPDRVSLMFIEDEKDAKTILARKRLSSRCLIKFITDEGQRDAIFDKLADKNPNETSIADLKNMKDFHIIRATLTSGRYVKGFAAAYNTNGLEVQALQDQYPHTKR; this is translated from the coding sequence ATGGACGCACAAAAAAGAGCGATTGATCATATGAACGCTGATCATAGCGATATAGTTGAGGTGTTTTGCAAAGTATTTGGTAAATTTGAAAATCCAACAAATGTAAAACTAGTAGGCATAAACGAAGATGGTATGCAGATAGTTTGCGATCAGGGCGAGATATATGTGCCATTTTTGCAAAAAGCAAATTTAAATGGCGAAGGCTTTAGAAACGAGATCATTGCACTTTACTCAAAGATAAAAATGGATCAAAAAGCTGTTAAACACTCAGAAGGCATGAATCATAATCACAGTAACGATAAAAAGACAGATGAGCTTGCAAATTTTATCGATAGTTTAAAGACGCTAAGTATATCAAGTATAAATTCAGAAGGTTTTTGCGTTAGCTCGTATGCGCCTTTTATTAGAGAGGATGATGAGGTTTATTTTTATACAAGTGCGGTAGCAGAGCATTATCATTCAATAAAAGCTAATCCAGATAGAGTCTCACTTATGTTTATAGAAGATGAGAAAGATGCAAAAACTATACTTGCTAGAAAGCGTTTAAGCTCGAGATGCTTGATAAAATTTATTACTGATGAGGGGCAAAGAGATGCGATATTTGACAAACTCGCCGATAAAAATCCAAATGAGACTTCGATAGCCGATCTAAAAAATATGAAAGATTTTCATATCATTCGTGCAACGCTAACGAGTGGTCGATATGTCAAGGGATTTGCTGCCGCTTATAATACAAATGGGTTAGAAGTACAGGCTTTGCAAGATCAGTATCCACATACAAAAAGATAA
- a CDS encoding M48 family metallopeptidase, whose product MRKILAFLTLIAVIFTGCFTSTTNSGVVGADRRQLLLISAETMNQSAAQAYVKALSTAKSKGALNIDPILTKRVRAIAARLIAQTPVFREDALKWAWQTNVINEATLNAWCMPGGKIVVYSGLINKLALNDAQIAAVMGHEIAHALREHSREQASHDQVKNIGIFAISEVVGLGSSGANLLNLATQYTISLPFSRSHETEADHIGTELMARAGYDPNEAIKVWEKMSKFSSSAPIEILSTHPSNTSRIADLKVIAKKVEPLYIAAINNTKTLK is encoded by the coding sequence ATGAGAAAAATTTTAGCATTTTTAACACTCATAGCAGTCATTTTCACAGGTTGCTTCACTAGCACAACAAACTCTGGTGTCGTAGGAGCTGACCGCAGACAACTACTGCTAATCTCAGCAGAAACGATGAATCAAAGTGCTGCACAAGCCTACGTAAAGGCACTATCAACCGCTAAAAGCAAGGGTGCTTTAAACATTGATCCCATACTAACAAAACGTGTGCGAGCAATCGCTGCAAGGCTCATCGCACAAACTCCTGTGTTTAGAGAAGATGCTCTAAAATGGGCGTGGCAAACAAATGTCATAAACGAAGCTACGCTAAATGCATGGTGTATGCCGGGTGGCAAGATAGTCGTTTATAGCGGACTTATCAACAAACTAGCCTTAAACGATGCTCAAATAGCCGCTGTGATGGGGCACGAGATCGCTCACGCACTAAGAGAACACAGCCGAGAACAAGCTAGTCATGATCAAGTCAAAAACATTGGGATTTTTGCTATTAGCGAGGTAGTAGGACTTGGTAGCAGTGGAGCAAATTTATTAAATTTGGCCACGCAATACACCATAAGTCTGCCATTTTCACGCTCACACGAAACAGAAGCCGATCACATCGGTACAGAGCTAATGGCACGTGCGGGGTATGACCCAAATGAGGCGATCAAAGTGTGGGAGAAGATGAGTAAATTTTCAAGCTCGGCACCCATAGAGATACTAAGCACCCACCCATCAAATACCTCTCGAATAGCCGATCTAAAAGTCATTGCTAAAAAAGTTGAACCACTTTATATCGCTGCTATAAATAATACAAAGACATTAAAATGA
- a CDS encoding DUF411 domain-containing protein, with product MKKFAFLAVAVSAFTLSSFGSSLIEVYKSPTCGCCTSWGKIMQKNGFETKDIKTNDVVAVKNKFKVPLELSSCHTAIIDGYVFEGHVPPDEVKRFLELKPAGAIGISVPGMPLESPGMEQGGVPEQYDVILFKTDGTQEIFATYIANTKIR from the coding sequence ATGAAAAAATTTGCTTTTCTAGCAGTTGCGGTTAGTGCCTTTACACTCTCATCATTTGGCTCAAGCCTAATTGAAGTATACAAATCACCTACTTGCGGTTGTTGCACGTCTTGGGGTAAAATAATGCAGAAAAATGGCTTTGAGACAAAGGATATAAAAACCAATGATGTCGTCGCAGTAAAAAATAAATTTAAAGTTCCACTTGAACTTTCAAGTTGCCATACAGCTATCATCGACGGATATGTCTTTGAAGGACATGTGCCACCTGATGAAGTGAAGCGTTTTTTAGAGCTAAAGCCAGCTGGGGCTATCGGTATAAGTGTGCCTGGTATGCCACTTGAAAGTCCGGGTATGGAACAAGGCGGTGTGCCAGAGCAATACGACGTGATACTTTTTAAAACTGATGGTACACAAGAAATTTTTGCAACCTATATAGCTAATACAAAAATAAGATAA
- a CDS encoding TaqI-like C-terminal specificity domain-containing protein: MWLDENAEYFYNDTSYAFVLDEKQSGLYKFYLAILNSSLLWFFLKKSSSELRGGYFRFKTKFLEPFGLPKLSNLAEQEPFILRVDRLLELNKNLQNVKNGFLNELNLEKIPTKIQNFESLEFNEFISEFAKIKKIKFKNKLDEREFKSQWQKLFEADRAQAQMLKSQIITLNDELDKMVYELYGLNDDEIALLINSTNLT; encoded by the coding sequence ATGTGGCTAGATGAGAATGCAGAGTATTTTTACAACGATACATCTTATGCTTTTGTCTTAGATGAAAAACAAAGTGGTTTATATAAATTTTACTTAGCTATTTTAAATTCATCCTTACTTTGGTTTTTTCTAAAAAAATCAAGCTCGGAACTAAGGGGCGGATATTTTAGGTTTAAAACAAAATTTTTAGAGCCATTTGGATTACCAAAATTATCAAATTTAGCCGAGCAAGAGCCGTTTATTTTGCGTGTAGATAGGCTTTTAGAACTAAACAAAAATCTACAAAACGTAAAAAATGGCTTTTTAAATGAGTTAAATTTAGAAAAAATCCCAACGAAAATTCAAAACTTTGAGAGTTTAGAATTTAATGAGTTTATCAGCGAGTTTGCTAAGATTAAAAAGATAAAATTTAAAAACAAACTAGATGAGCGAGAGTTTAAAAGCCAGTGGCAAAAGCTATTTGAAGCAGACAGAGCACAGGCACAAATGCTAAAATCACAAATAATAACACTAAATGACGAGCTAGATAAGATGGTTTATGAACTTTATGGCTTAAATGATGATGAGATAGCTCTCTTAATAAACTCAACAAACCTTACATAG
- a CDS encoding putative transporter has product MFSSFFHSRRWAFWAYGGLMFIVALLIYQTHLNVRINDWYKSFYDIMQNIKDHSVDEFWHEILNFIYIAMPYVITYMVISFFASHWIFRWREAMTFEYLGFWQRCERDIEGSSQRIQEDVYRFAKIMESLGVQVLRAIMTLVAFVPVLWGLSSKVDLPYLKEIPGSLVWIALGISIGGLIISWFVGIMLPHLEYNNQKVEAAFRKELVFAEEDKKNYASRETIIELFTGLKFNYYRLFLHYGYFNIWLISFSQILVIVPYAIMGSGLFTGVITLGILVQVSNAFSQVRESFSVFIDNWTTITELRSIYKRLYEFEYNIGYKREKL; this is encoded by the coding sequence ATGTTTTCATCATTTTTTCACTCTCGTCGCTGGGCGTTTTGGGCATATGGTGGATTGATGTTTATTGTCGCTTTACTTATCTATCAAACACACCTAAATGTCCGCATAAACGACTGGTATAAGAGCTTTTATGACATTATGCAAAATATCAAAGACCACAGCGTTGATGAGTTTTGGCATGAGATTTTAAATTTTATCTACATCGCTATGCCCTATGTCATAACGTATATGGTTATATCATTTTTTGCTAGTCACTGGATATTTCGCTGGAGAGAGGCGATGACCTTTGAATATCTTGGCTTCTGGCAACGTTGTGAGCGTGATATAGAGGGTAGTTCGCAACGTATCCAAGAGGACGTCTATCGCTTCGCAAAGATAATGGAAAGTCTCGGCGTACAAGTGCTTAGGGCGATTATGACGCTTGTAGCATTTGTGCCAGTGCTTTGGGGGCTTAGTAGCAAAGTTGATCTGCCATATCTTAAAGAAATCCCCGGCTCACTTGTGTGGATTGCACTTGGTATTAGCATAGGTGGGCTTATTATATCGTGGTTTGTAGGCATTATGCTACCACACCTTGAGTATAATAACCAAAAAGTTGAAGCCGCCTTTCGTAAGGAGCTAGTCTTTGCTGAAGAGGATAAGAAAAACTACGCTAGTCGCGAGACTATCATTGAGCTTTTTACAGGGCTTAAATTTAATTATTATCGCCTATTTTTGCACTACGGCTATTTTAATATCTGGCTCATATCGTTTTCACAAATTTTAGTCATCGTGCCATATGCGATAATGGGTAGTGGATTATTTACAGGCGTTATAACGCTTGGTATTTTAGTACAAGTTAGTAACGCATTTTCGCAAGTTCGCGAGAGTTTTAGCGTATTTATAGATAATTGGACTACTATAACCGAGCTACGTTCAATCTACAAACGTTTGTATGAATTTGAGTATAATATAGGCTATAAAAGGGAGAAATTATGA
- a CDS encoding radical SAM protein: MFSKRIKGHHLGHPKKSEFATMDDLRGFLNTASPKQKEGVIYFHVPYCDRICSFCSMNRSKLDGELDDYAKYLLDEIDKFSNFNYIKQKSFESIYFGGGTPTILKERHLEQILTAIKSKFNLSPTCEFSFETTLHNLNISKLRLMQDLGVNRYSIGIQTFSDEGRKLLNRTHTKASAIEHLHKIKDEFKGILCTDIIYNYPHESEDDVRTDAKILKDFKVDSASFYSLQFLDGSEFATKISQDYYNIETDKMLHNAFIDEMFKGDEYEFLEYTKINRKGRDEYKYIRLTHAGSDVVPIGVNAGGKIGDFGLFNMKADLQMVGILPQSEQNRRIFTSLFQYKEIKFTDMRLYISDETFSELMMFFMKCQSAGYLSMDSDGLKFSIDGVFWGNTIADEVAKIAQKDFE, translated from the coding sequence TTGTTTTCAAAAAGGATAAAAGGACATCACTTAGGACATCCAAAAAAGTCTGAGTTTGCGACTATGGATGATCTGCGTGGGTTTTTAAACACTGCTTCGCCAAAGCAAAAAGAGGGTGTGATATACTTTCATGTGCCTTATTGCGATAGAATCTGCTCATTTTGTTCGATGAATCGTAGTAAGCTTGATGGTGAGCTTGATGATTACGCTAAGTACCTTTTAGACGAGATAGATAAATTTTCAAATTTTAACTATATCAAGCAAAAAAGTTTTGAGTCTATCTACTTTGGTGGCGGGACGCCTACGATATTAAAAGAGCGTCATTTAGAGCAAATTTTAACCGCCATAAAGAGCAAATTTAACCTCTCGCCTACTTGTGAATTTAGCTTTGAAACTACTCTACATAACCTAAATATATCTAAACTTCGCCTTATGCAAGATCTAGGAGTTAATCGTTATAGTATTGGTATTCAGACGTTTAGTGATGAGGGCAGAAAGCTACTAAACCGCACACATACAAAAGCCTCGGCGATAGAGCATCTGCATAAGATAAAGGATGAGTTTAAAGGCATTTTATGCACGGATATTATCTATAATTATCCACATGAGAGTGAAGATGATGTCAGAACTGATGCTAAAATTTTAAAGGATTTTAAAGTTGATAGTGCTAGTTTTTACTCACTTCAGTTTTTAGACGGTTCGGAGTTTGCGACGAAAATTTCACAAGATTATTACAACATCGAAACAGATAAAATGCTACATAATGCCTTTATTGATGAGATGTTTAAGGGCGATGAATACGAATTTTTAGAATACACAAAGATAAATCGCAAAGGTCGCGACGAGTATAAATATATCCGTCTAACACACGCAGGATCAGATGTGGTGCCTATTGGTGTGAATGCTGGTGGTAAGATCGGCGATTTTGGTCTATTTAATATGAAAGCAGATTTGCAGATGGTTGGTATCTTGCCACAAAGTGAGCAAAACCGTAGGATATTTACCTCACTTTTTCAATACAAAGAGATAAAATTTACTGATATGAGGCTATATATCAGCGATGAGACATTTTCTGAGCTTATGATGTTTTTTATGAAGTGCCAGAGTGCTGGTTATTTAAGTATGGATTCTGATGGGTTAAAATTTAGTATTGATGGTGTATTTTGGGGCAATACAATAGCTGATGAAGTTGCAAAAATAGCACAAAAAGATTTCGAATAG